GCGCTGAACACCTACCACGCCGTGCGCACGCTCGAGCGCGCCGGCGCCGACTGCATCCAGCTCGAAGACCAGGTCAGCCCCAAGCGCTGCGGCCACTTCAGCGGCAAGGACGTGGTGGAGGCGAGCGAAATGGTCGGCAAGATCCGCGCCGCCTGCGACGCGCGGCGCGATGGCGACCTGCTCATCATGGCGCGTACCGACGCCGCCGCCATCCACGGCTTCGACGCCGCGGTGGAGCGGGCTCAAGCCTACGCCGAGGCGGGCGCTGACATCCTGTTCGTCGAGGCCGTGACCTCTGCCTCCGAAGTGCGCGCCCTGCCGCAACGCCTGGCCACGCCGCAGCTCATGAACATGGTCATCGGCGGCAAGACGCCCATCGTGGGCGCCGATGAGCTGGGCGCGCTGGGCTACGGCTTCGTGCTGTACGCCAACGCCGCGCTGCAGGGGGCGCTGGCCGGCATGCAAAAGGTGCTGGCCACGCTGCGCGACACGCGCGAGGTGCGCGAAGACCCGGCCCTGGTCGCGCCGTTTGCCGAGCGCCAGCGGCTGGTGGGCAAGCCCGCGTGGCATGCGCTGGAGCAGCGCTACCGCTAAAGCGCCGCCATCTGGGCGAAATCGGCCTCCAGCCCTTGCGGGACAAGCGCTGGGAGCTATTGAAAAGATAGCGCCTGCCCACCGGATCCGCAGGGCGCCTCTTGAATGGGAACCAAAGTGGCGCAAAATGCGCCATAAAGGAACCCGCACCATGGCCCAACCCGCTTTCTCTTCCGTCAAGCTGCCCGGCTCCCTCGTGGAGCAGGCGCGCCAGGCCGCCCAGCCGCTGCGCCGCTCGGTTGCCAGCCAGATCGAATACTGGGCCACGCTCGGCCAGATCGTCGAGCACACGGGCCTGAGCGTGCAG
The DNA window shown above is from Pulveribacter suum and carries:
- a CDS encoding isocitrate lyase/PEP mutase family protein; translation: MSTKQQLRALAAQRRGVLVPGAFNALSARVVADMGFEAIYVTGAGVTNMWLGLPDQGFMGLADIANHTARIRDAVELPLIVDADTGFGNALNTYHAVRTLERAGADCIQLEDQVSPKRCGHFSGKDVVEASEMVGKIRAACDARRDGDLLIMARTDAAAIHGFDAAVERAQAYAEAGADILFVEAVTSASEVRALPQRLATPQLMNMVIGGKTPIVGADELGALGYGFVLYANAALQGALAGMQKVLATLRDTREVREDPALVAPFAERQRLVGKPAWHALEQRYR